A window of Infirmifilum lucidum contains these coding sequences:
- a CDS encoding pyridoxal-phosphate-dependent aminotransferase family protein produces the protein MKLLTPGPVQVPRRVLEALARQPLFHRSEEFRRVFGEVLENLSKLYPGSEPVVIPGTGTLAVDAMVYNYVEPGDKVLAVVNGVFGERLVEALGSRGAEVLVLESRPGESVPYEAVEEEALRVRGLKAIAVVHNETSTGVAVRCLDKLRDLAHGLGALLLVDSVSGFPAEPIPPGIDVIATASHKAMLATPGASILYVSAKPRSSKGVPPSMRLDKFIESRAASETPYTPPINTLYALRASTEYILEMGVTRYQELHAERAKAVYSLVRAKPLVKDVAARSRTVAAFELARAREAIGELASNGYAVAGGMGALRDRVVRVGLMGEIERQDLEAVARVLNKYAGTA, from the coding sequence ATGAAGCTCCTGACGCCCGGGCCCGTACAGGTTCCTAGGCGGGTGCTGGAGGCATTAGCCAGACAGCCCCTGTTCCACAGGAGCGAGGAGTTCAGGAGAGTATTCGGGGAGGTTCTCGAGAACCTCTCAAAGCTCTACCCGGGCAGCGAGCCAGTAGTCATCCCCGGGACGGGCACCCTAGCCGTGGATGCCATGGTGTACAACTACGTCGAGCCCGGCGACAAAGTCCTGGCCGTCGTAAACGGGGTCTTCGGGGAGAGGCTCGTCGAGGCCCTGGGGAGCAGGGGGGCAGAGGTGCTCGTCCTCGAGTCGAGGCCCGGAGAGTCAGTCCCGTACGAGGCCGTCGAGGAGGAGGCCCTGAGGGTACGCGGCTTGAAGGCCATAGCCGTAGTACACAACGAGACCAGTACTGGCGTCGCTGTAAGGTGCCTAGACAAGCTCAGAGACCTGGCCCACGGCCTGGGGGCCCTCCTGCTCGTGGACAGCGTTTCGGGCTTCCCGGCAGAGCCAATACCCCCGGGCATAGACGTCATCGCCACGGCGTCACACAAGGCCATGCTCGCTACACCCGGCGCGTCCATCCTATACGTCTCGGCGAAGCCCAGGAGCAGTAAGGGCGTACCTCCGAGCATGAGGCTGGACAAATTCATCGAGAGCAGGGCTGCCTCCGAGACCCCCTACACGCCGCCCATAAACACCCTCTACGCGCTCAGAGCCTCCACCGAGTACATACTCGAGATGGGAGTCACGAGATACCAGGAGCTACACGCCGAGAGGGCCAAGGCGGTATACTCCCTTGTCAGGGCTAAGCCCCTCGTGAAGGACGTGGCCGCGCGCAGCCGCACAGTGGCAGCGTTCGAGCTTGCCAGGGCACGGGAGGCCATAGGGGAGCTAGCCTCGAACGGCTACGCGGTGGCCGGGGGGATGGGCGCCCTCAGGGACAGGGTGGTTAGAGTGGGGCTGATGGGGGAGATAGAGCGGCAAGACCTCGAAGCCGTGGCTAGAGTCCTGAACAAGTACGCCGGCACGGCCTGA
- a CDS encoding APC family permease, with translation MSNQLRRVLGLLLLSGVSMGSIIGSGIFSTPGLLASVAGPSAVLAVLLMGFLTLVLGLIYAELGSMLPRAGGIYYFPREVLGDFAGFITGWGYYISCVVGTAAIVYAFVLYLSFYIPWLASGLTLTPHGVAVALAILAVVTYANVRGVRVGAGVSLALTVAKILALAAVALALLSSFKPQNFTPVAPFGLQGVALAIAFGFWMYAGVESVTLVGEEVRDPDRNILRGLLLTVLLVTLVYVLVFTSFVGSIDWARLGLKEGDWGSLANLSSPLADLAGALGLEPVAHLAFIGASLSTLGCFSAWVLLQGRVAFALARESRLWGRLAEIHGKYGTPANAIVFSSALTGLVMLAVPSFPNVVLLSMMASFLAYATGSLSLPVSRKTMLDRNRPFAAPAPLLLGWVGFVFATLYMYWACWPWTLTGSLLMLLGVPVYLAYSKPEGRAREALWLPAYIALVPLFSLLGDKTFTYNNFLPIEPLGILATPLDALALVAVASAFYAIGYYSAVKSSRKTA, from the coding sequence ATGAGCAACCAGCTTAGACGGGTACTGGGCCTACTGCTACTCTCGGGGGTCAGCATGGGGAGCATTATAGGCTCCGGGATCTTCTCGACGCCGGGCCTACTAGCGTCTGTCGCCGGGCCTTCAGCGGTGCTGGCAGTGCTGCTCATGGGCTTCCTCACCCTCGTCCTGGGCCTAATTTATGCCGAGCTCGGCTCAATGCTCCCGAGAGCTGGAGGGATATATTATTTCCCGCGGGAGGTTCTGGGGGACTTTGCGGGCTTTATCACCGGGTGGGGCTACTACATCTCGTGCGTCGTGGGCACAGCGGCTATAGTCTACGCCTTCGTGCTCTACTTGTCGTTCTACATCCCCTGGCTCGCATCAGGGCTCACGCTGACGCCGCACGGCGTGGCGGTAGCCCTGGCCATACTGGCCGTCGTCACGTACGCTAACGTTAGGGGGGTTAGGGTTGGCGCGGGCGTGAGCCTCGCCCTGACAGTGGCTAAGATCCTCGCCCTGGCCGCAGTCGCCCTAGCCCTCCTCTCCTCCTTCAAGCCCCAGAACTTCACGCCGGTAGCCCCCTTCGGCCTCCAGGGGGTGGCGCTGGCCATAGCCTTCGGGTTCTGGATGTACGCTGGCGTAGAGTCTGTGACCCTCGTGGGGGAGGAAGTTAGAGACCCTGACAGAAACATCCTAAGGGGCCTACTCTTGACAGTGCTCCTCGTGACGCTCGTCTACGTGCTCGTCTTCACGTCGTTTGTAGGTAGCATAGACTGGGCGCGCCTCGGCCTCAAAGAGGGGGACTGGGGGTCTCTGGCGAACCTCTCGTCACCGCTGGCAGACTTGGCCGGGGCTCTGGGCCTCGAGCCCGTAGCGCACCTAGCGTTCATCGGGGCCTCTCTCAGCACGCTTGGGTGTTTCTCGGCCTGGGTTCTGCTCCAGGGCAGGGTCGCCTTCGCGCTCGCCCGGGAGTCCAGGCTCTGGGGCAGGCTCGCCGAGATCCACGGGAAGTACGGGACGCCCGCCAACGCCATCGTCTTCTCGTCCGCGCTGACTGGGCTGGTGATGCTCGCCGTCCCATCCTTCCCGAACGTCGTCCTCCTCTCAATGATGGCCTCCTTCCTCGCTTACGCCACGGGCTCGCTGTCCCTGCCCGTCTCGCGGAAGACCATGCTGGACAGGAACAGGCCCTTCGCCGCGCCAGCCCCCCTACTCCTAGGGTGGGTGGGCTTCGTGTTCGCAACCCTGTACATGTACTGGGCTTGCTGGCCGTGGACGCTCACGGGGTCACTGTTGATGCTCCTGGGAGTACCAGTGTACCTGGCCTACTCGAAGCCGGAGGGCCGGGCTAGAGAGGCGCTGTGGCTCCCAGCGTACATAGCCTTGGTGCCTCTCTTCTCGCTACTGGGGGACAAGACATTCACGTACAACAACTTCCTGCCCATAGAGCCCCTCGGGATCCTCGCAACGCCCCTAGACGCGCTAGCCCTAGTGGCCGTGGCTTCGGCGTTCTACGCCATAGGCTACTACTCGGCAGTGAAGAGTTCGAGGAAAACGGCCTAG
- a CDS encoding SLC13 family permease encodes MSKRVSGKTLGLALGPLFLVALLLSPPLPGALEAAQRARLPSYTHVHFSLGVLLWTATWWVSECVPLGLAGLVPVIAFSMAGILAWKEALVSFMDPTIWIFMGGFTIAQAFKVWGLDRRIAVRVGSLYRGSRPELLAFFAAALPTFILTISGSITAATSIVFPIVLALLRSMGFKPGSRYAEATMLALGQAATAGAMLFLVSTPPNLIAKKVIEDAVPGFNLTFIDWLVVGTPHALIGLVLTWAVVFALVKPEVVGTSEARRQLLREAESLPSMSRGEKMVLAVFAMTLILWIAPGLAAILAAGNPQLEPLAANMRKLLPEAAPAVLAILLLGLLRASGRPLLTWKDIEEGIDWNVVFLFGGGIALSKGLEKGGFAHWVSQVASAALGAKPTEWQLIAVSALMGFAITYPASNTASALISAPIAATIARALGYNPVPAVIATALACSISSALPSTTPPMAMIYGSGMVSMKNMFKVGMVADTLRLVLLILLTPYLANTLLAIKGYKAP; translated from the coding sequence ATGAGTAAAAGGGTCAGCGGGAAGACGTTGGGCCTCGCTCTAGGGCCTCTGTTCCTGGTAGCCCTGCTCCTGTCTCCGCCCCTGCCGGGAGCGCTGGAGGCCGCTCAGAGAGCCAGGCTGCCGTCCTACACTCATGTCCACTTCTCGCTCGGAGTTCTACTGTGGACTGCGACTTGGTGGGTCAGCGAGTGTGTGCCTCTGGGGCTGGCGGGGCTAGTGCCCGTCATTGCTTTCTCCATGGCCGGCATACTGGCGTGGAAGGAGGCTCTAGTCTCATTCATGGATCCCACGATATGGATCTTCATGGGCGGTTTCACTATCGCCCAGGCCTTTAAAGTGTGGGGGCTCGACAGGCGCATTGCTGTTAGAGTGGGATCTCTGTACAGGGGCAGTAGGCCAGAGCTCCTCGCCTTCTTCGCCGCAGCACTGCCGACATTCATCCTCACGATAAGCGGGTCCATAACAGCCGCGACGTCCATAGTCTTCCCGATAGTCCTCGCGCTCCTACGCTCGATGGGCTTCAAGCCCGGGAGCAGGTACGCTGAGGCGACAATGCTCGCCCTCGGGCAGGCCGCCACAGCCGGGGCAATGCTCTTCCTAGTCAGCACCCCACCGAACCTGATAGCGAAGAAAGTCATCGAGGACGCAGTCCCGGGCTTCAACCTCACCTTCATAGACTGGCTAGTAGTCGGCACCCCCCACGCGCTCATAGGGCTCGTGCTGACGTGGGCCGTAGTCTTCGCCCTGGTGAAGCCGGAGGTCGTGGGCACCTCGGAGGCCCGCAGGCAACTGCTACGGGAGGCGGAGAGCCTCCCGTCAATGAGCAGGGGCGAGAAGATGGTTCTGGCAGTCTTCGCCATGACTCTCATACTGTGGATAGCGCCCGGGCTCGCGGCGATACTCGCCGCCGGAAACCCCCAGCTCGAGCCCCTCGCCGCCAACATGCGTAAACTGCTCCCCGAAGCCGCGCCCGCAGTACTGGCCATCCTGCTGCTCGGCCTCTTAAGGGCCTCCGGCAGGCCCCTGCTGACTTGGAAGGACATAGAAGAGGGGATTGACTGGAACGTCGTCTTCCTGTTCGGAGGCGGGATCGCGCTCAGCAAGGGCCTCGAGAAGGGGGGCTTCGCCCACTGGGTGTCGCAGGTGGCCTCGGCCGCCCTGGGGGCAAAGCCTACAGAGTGGCAGCTAATAGCGGTAAGCGCCCTTATGGGCTTCGCGATAACCTATCCGGCCTCCAACACTGCGTCCGCTCTGATCTCCGCGCCGATCGCAGCCACGATAGCCAGAGCACTCGGGTACAACCCTGTCCCTGCCGTCATAGCCACGGCACTGGCCTGCTCTATCTCGAGCGCTCTGCCGAGCACCACGCCGCCCATGGCCATGATATACGGGAGCGGGATGGTCTCCATGAAGAACATGTTCAAAGTAGGGATGGTCGCGGACACGCTGAGGCTAGTCCTCCTAATACTCCTAACACCATACCTCGCGAACACGCTCCTGGCAATCAAGGGCTACAAGGCCCCGTGA
- a CDS encoding ATP-binding protein, with protein sequence MGIIVRRPSLEAFLRSGGRRLLYGRRKTGKTFYARLVLPDYKYFIVRRGGLFMDPETGEEFSLGAFLRMCGNRVVVDEFHRADARFFDAVQAGSCGGDVVLITSTLHFYKRFVGGPEAPLKGLFSLRRVDLLSPLELLAADWGLGGRELVERLVFWQEPVLVGRSLEECVVSGSAFARSLVGEILDEEDASYSRRFDAILEAVAGGATRLSEIASYLHGKGLIEKASTSHITKYVDAMVKMGLLERVEIWGRERGSFYRHASPLTDIAYYLDARYGLRDYPAPWGFVERVVMERMPLLVERFVERFMAEYFGLKPVKVLEPEVDVALVSFKRIEIAAEVKWRRSLTPSEVRRAEERLGRLHAPRRILVVPEAVHATSSGLEVWSVEDLVQMAKERARTGPEGGWHTGQHR encoded by the coding sequence ATGGGTATTATTGTCAGGAGGCCCTCGCTCGAGGCGTTCCTGCGTAGCGGGGGGCGCAGGCTGCTGTACGGTAGGAGGAAGACCGGGAAGACTTTCTACGCGAGGCTCGTCCTGCCGGACTATAAGTACTTCATCGTGAGGAGGGGCGGGCTGTTCATGGACCCCGAGACGGGCGAGGAGTTCAGCCTGGGCGCGTTCCTGAGGATGTGCGGGAACCGCGTCGTCGTGGACGAGTTCCACAGGGCTGACGCGAGGTTCTTCGATGCGGTGCAGGCGGGCTCGTGCGGCGGGGACGTAGTCCTCATAACCTCCACGCTCCACTTCTACAAGAGGTTCGTCGGGGGCCCCGAGGCCCCCCTTAAGGGCCTCTTCTCGCTGCGCAGGGTCGACCTGCTCTCGCCTCTCGAGCTGCTCGCCGCCGACTGGGGCCTCGGGGGCAGGGAGCTCGTGGAGAGGCTCGTGTTCTGGCAAGAGCCAGTCCTCGTGGGCAGGAGCCTGGAGGAGTGCGTGGTGTCGGGCTCCGCCTTCGCGAGGTCGCTTGTGGGCGAGATCCTGGACGAGGAGGACGCCTCGTACAGCAGGCGGTTCGACGCCATACTGGAGGCCGTGGCTGGGGGCGCCACTAGGCTCTCCGAGATAGCCTCGTACCTGCACGGCAAGGGGCTCATAGAGAAGGCCTCGACCTCCCACATAACGAAGTACGTCGACGCAATGGTCAAGATGGGCCTCCTGGAGAGGGTCGAGATATGGGGCCGGGAGAGGGGTAGCTTCTACAGGCACGCGTCCCCGCTGACCGACATCGCGTACTACCTGGACGCGAGGTACGGCTTGAGGGACTACCCGGCGCCGTGGGGCTTCGTGGAGAGGGTCGTGATGGAGAGGATGCCGCTGCTCGTCGAGAGGTTCGTCGAGAGGTTTATGGCCGAGTACTTCGGGCTGAAGCCCGTCAAAGTGCTGGAGCCCGAGGTAGACGTGGCCCTGGTCTCGTTCAAGAGGATCGAGATCGCCGCAGAGGTCAAGTGGAGGCGCAGCCTAACGCCTTCAGAGGTCAGGAGGGCTGAGGAAAGGCTGGGCAGGCTACACGCCCCCAGGAGGATACTCGTAGTCCCGGAGGCCGTGCACGCTACCAGTAGCGGGCTCGAGGTCTGGAGCGTGGAGGATCTCGTCCAAATGGCCAAGGAGAGGGCGCGCACCGGCCCGGAGGGCGGGTGGCACACGGGCCAGCACAGGTAG
- a CDS encoding HhH-GPD family protein encodes MAGKEEEFVEAVIGWYAGHGDSWLPWRGSRDAWQVLLAALLLVRTTARQVLKVYGEIASRFPDPRSLLRASEGELEGLLRPLGMEHRRARLLKMLAERVVAEYGGSVPCNREGLEGLPGVGDYVASVVLLVACGEPVPLLDGNAVRVLGRVFGVKPSGARPYRDPEFLAFAERLVPRDPGRALAFNLGLLDLARKVCTARSPRCRKCPVGLLCGSRQGAGKASASAPGT; translated from the coding sequence GTGGCGGGCAAGGAGGAGGAGTTCGTCGAGGCCGTGATCGGGTGGTACGCCGGGCACGGGGACTCGTGGCTCCCCTGGAGGGGCTCCCGCGACGCGTGGCAAGTCCTGCTAGCCGCGCTCCTCCTCGTGAGGACGACTGCGAGGCAGGTCCTCAAGGTCTACGGCGAGATCGCCTCGAGGTTCCCCGACCCCCGGAGCCTCCTCCGCGCTAGCGAGGGAGAGCTCGAGGGGCTCCTGAGGCCCCTCGGCATGGAGCACAGGAGGGCCAGGCTCCTGAAGATGCTGGCCGAGCGCGTGGTAGCGGAGTACGGGGGTAGCGTGCCATGCAACAGGGAGGGGCTCGAGGGGCTGCCTGGCGTGGGGGACTACGTGGCCTCCGTCGTCCTCCTCGTGGCGTGCGGGGAGCCTGTCCCCCTGCTCGACGGGAACGCTGTGAGAGTCCTCGGGAGAGTCTTCGGCGTGAAGCCCTCCGGGGCGAGGCCCTACCGCGACCCGGAGTTCCTGGCCTTCGCCGAGAGGCTCGTGCCCCGGGATCCCGGGAGGGCGCTCGCCTTCAACCTCGGCCTCCTCGACCTCGCGAGGAAGGTCTGCACCGCCAGGTCGCCCCGCTGCCGGAAGTGCCCAGTAGGGCTTCTATGCGGCTCCAGACAAGGCGCCGGGAAAGCTTCCGCGAGCGCCCCGGGCACCTGA
- a CDS encoding pyridoxal-phosphate dependent enzyme: protein MGAVASRCLECGWRGEGIHLRCAACGGVTVLEYGEPSLRVERGEASLWRYRGLLPSFSRVVSMGEGLTPLRVVDGVVVKNERKNPTGAYSDRAASLLASYLASSGWGGRVRVEYVEDYAYSVSYYARGLAEVSVVVSDALGADAEELVKIHRLGVGVEFGGAAGPDVPYANPLTFEGLKTILLEIYERGVKAEYVVVPVERGVLAFSLCKALRELAEFGVDPGYTVVGALVEGQSRPWLLDHCRGLVRVEAVEPAEVVKSLFRLDNLGIRTKAISAAAYAVAKGLGRSVAVITIGERRAGRRRGVGRLGSEILELLGRRGGLTAYELWRLLDGYSMRGVYKALKTLEGRGLVCAKYVVRGAGRKVKTYELCGDPAGLPE, encoded by the coding sequence CGTGCTGGAGTACGGCGAGCCGTCCCTGAGGGTGGAGAGAGGGGAGGCGAGCCTGTGGAGGTACAGGGGGCTTCTGCCCAGCTTCTCCAGGGTGGTCTCCATGGGGGAGGGTTTAACCCCCCTGAGGGTCGTGGACGGGGTGGTGGTCAAGAACGAGAGGAAGAACCCGACGGGCGCCTACTCCGATAGGGCTGCCAGCCTCCTCGCGAGCTACTTGGCGTCTTCTGGGTGGGGCGGGCGTGTTAGGGTTGAGTACGTCGAGGACTACGCGTACTCGGTGTCGTACTATGCCAGGGGGCTCGCTGAAGTCAGCGTCGTGGTTAGCGACGCTCTGGGGGCTGACGCGGAGGAGCTCGTGAAGATCCACAGGCTAGGCGTCGGCGTGGAGTTCGGCGGGGCTGCCGGGCCAGACGTGCCCTACGCTAACCCGCTCACCTTCGAGGGGCTGAAGACCATACTGCTCGAGATATACGAGAGAGGGGTTAAAGCCGAGTACGTCGTCGTGCCGGTCGAGAGGGGGGTGCTCGCCTTCTCCCTGTGCAAGGCCCTGAGAGAGCTGGCGGAGTTCGGCGTTGACCCCGGCTACACTGTGGTCGGGGCCCTCGTGGAGGGCCAGAGCAGGCCATGGCTGCTCGACCACTGCAGGGGGCTAGTTAGGGTCGAGGCTGTGGAGCCGGCTGAGGTCGTGAAGTCGCTCTTCAGGCTGGACAACCTGGGCATCCGGACGAAGGCCATATCGGCTGCCGCCTACGCCGTCGCGAAGGGCCTGGGTAGGAGCGTCGCGGTCATAACGATCGGGGAGAGGCGTGCGGGGCGGCGTAGGGGCGTGGGCAGGCTGGGCTCGGAGATACTCGAGCTGCTCGGGAGGCGCGGGGGCCTCACGGCCTACGAGCTGTGGAGGCTCCTGGACGGGTACAGCATGAGGGGCGTGTACAAGGCGCTGAAGACCCTCGAGGGGCGGGGGCTTGTCTGCGCCAAGTACGTGGTCAGGGGCGCGGGCAGGAAGGTCAAGACCTACGAGCTCTGCGGGGATCCGGCTGGGCTACCGGAGTAG